One region of Dokdonia sp. 4H-3-7-5 genomic DNA includes:
- a CDS encoding low molecular weight protein-tyrosine-phosphatase produces the protein MNEAPTTVTNILMVCLGNICRSPLAEGILRSKLDATHFNIDSVGTGDWHVGNPPDPRSVKVGLSHGVDISGLRGRQLSESDFNDFDYIYVMDQNNLEDVLAKATTDEQRRKVVMILDVVFHGEKVDVPDPYHGSAEDFERVYEMLDTACDQIAKELA, from the coding sequence ATGAACGAAGCACCCACTACAGTTACAAATATCCTGATGGTATGTCTAGGAAACATATGTAGATCCCCACTTGCCGAAGGCATTTTAAGATCTAAACTAGATGCAACCCATTTTAATATAGATTCCGTAGGCACAGGAGATTGGCACGTTGGTAATCCGCCAGACCCTAGGAGTGTAAAAGTAGGATTATCTCATGGTGTAGATATCTCAGGACTTAGAGGACGACAGTTGTCCGAAAGTGACTTTAATGATTTTGATTATATTTATGTGATGGATCAAAACAATCTAGAAGATGTGCTGGCCAAAGCAACTACTGACGAGCAACGCCGTAAAGTGGTAATGATTCTTGATGTGGTTTTTCATGGAGAAAAAGTAGATGTTCCAGACCCATATCATGGAAGTGCAGAAGACTTTGAGAGAGTGTATGAAATGCTAGATACAGCCTGTGACCAGATTGCAAAAGAACTAGCGTAA
- a CDS encoding SAM-dependent methyltransferase: MSSFTATGKLYLIPTTLGDTSALEVMPISVKKVVEFIDTYIVENEKTARRSIKAISPGKSQPSLKLFTLNKYTDIAELPSYLEPCLQGESVGLLSEAGVPGVADPGAEVVKIAHQKGIQVVPLVGPSSILMAMMSSGMNGQNFAFNGYLPIDAQQRKQELKRLERLSSEQGQTQLFIETPYRNNKMLEDICNTVHPDTQVCVACDITLPTEYIVTKSASFWKKNAPDLHKRPAIFIIHKSY, from the coding sequence ATGAGTTCATTTACTGCAACTGGAAAATTATATCTGATACCCACTACTCTAGGTGACACAAGCGCACTAGAAGTAATGCCTATCTCAGTAAAAAAGGTGGTAGAATTTATAGATACGTACATAGTAGAAAATGAAAAAACAGCGCGTCGCTCTATTAAAGCGATATCTCCAGGTAAATCGCAGCCCTCATTAAAATTATTTACACTAAATAAATACACAGATATTGCTGAGCTGCCATCGTATTTAGAGCCATGTTTACAAGGGGAATCTGTAGGGTTACTATCTGAGGCTGGAGTTCCAGGTGTCGCAGATCCCGGAGCAGAAGTTGTAAAAATTGCACATCAAAAAGGTATCCAAGTTGTGCCACTTGTAGGTCCATCATCTATACTTATGGCAATGATGAGTAGCGGTATGAATGGTCAAAATTTTGCTTTTAATGGATATCTACCTATTGACGCACAACAGCGTAAGCAAGAGTTAAAACGATTAGAACGATTATCTTCTGAGCAGGGACAGACGCAATTATTCATTGAAACTCCATATCGCAATAATAAGATGCTAGAAGACATTTGTAATACTGTTCATCCTGACACACAAGTTTGTGTTGCTTGTGATATCACGCTTCCTACAGAATATATAGTGACAAAGAGTGCTTCTTTCTGGAAAAAAAATGCACCAGATCTACACAAAAGACCTGCAATTTTCATAATTCACAAGTCGTATTAA
- a CDS encoding DUF3820 family protein has translation MADIHKEAQDHLIEMAYYRMPFGKYKGWYLVDLPESYFVWFRQQGFPEGKLGRLLQEMMEIKVNGLEPMIKKIQQKYPRPANLRR, from the coding sequence ATGGCAGATATACATAAAGAAGCACAAGATCACCTTATAGAGATGGCTTATTATAGAATGCCTTTTGGTAAATACAAAGGTTGGTACTTAGTAGATCTGCCAGAATCATATTTTGTATGGTTTAGGCAGCAAGGTTTTCCAGAGGGTAAGCTGGGAAGACTACTTCAAGAAATGATGGAAATAAAAGTAAATGGTCTAGAACCTATGATCAAAAAAATCCAACAAAAGTATCCTAGGCCAGCTAATTTAAGACGCTAA
- a CDS encoding YqjF family protein, translating to MSFLTAAWRQLAFINYEVDPALLEPYVPYGTELDFYEGKCYVSVIAFMFMDTRIKGVKIPFHVNFEEVNLRFYVRRKDGGIWKRGAVFIKEVVPKPAISLVANTLYNESYETLPMRHEWEITGEHRKVSYGWKKDGTWQSIHIEAAVASQPIEKNSEMEFISEHYWGYASPSKFKTNEYEVTHPRWNHHPIKKATFDIDFSAMYGAKFSFLQAQEPTSIYLIEGSAITIEGKTVIKK from the coding sequence ATGAGCTTCCTTACTGCAGCATGGCGCCAGCTTGCCTTTATTAATTATGAGGTAGATCCAGCTCTTTTAGAGCCATATGTCCCTTATGGAACAGAGCTAGATTTTTATGAAGGTAAATGTTATGTGAGTGTCATTGCTTTTATGTTTATGGATACACGTATTAAGGGTGTCAAAATTCCATTTCACGTAAATTTTGAAGAGGTGAATCTCCGTTTTTATGTGCGTAGGAAAGATGGTGGTATTTGGAAGCGTGGAGCAGTGTTTATAAAAGAAGTAGTTCCTAAGCCTGCAATTTCTCTTGTTGCAAATACACTTTATAATGAGAGCTATGAAACCTTACCAATGCGACATGAGTGGGAGATTACAGGTGAACATCGCAAGGTCTCATATGGATGGAAAAAGGATGGCACCTGGCAGTCTATTCATATAGAGGCTGCTGTAGCTTCACAACCCATCGAGAAGAATAGCGAGATGGAGTTCATATCAGAACATTACTGGGGATATGCGAGTCCTTCTAAGTTTAAAACGAATGAGTACGAGGTGACGCACCCGCGATGGAATCATCATCCTATAAAGAAAGCAACATTTGATATTGACTTTAGCGCAATGTATGGTGCTAAATTTAGCTTCCTACAAGCGCAGGAGCCTACTTCTATATATTTGATAGAAGGTTCGGCAATAACGATTGAGGGTAAAACGGTGATTAAAAAATAA
- a CDS encoding amidohydrolase: protein MRKILYSLAIIPLLFSCETKQSVDLIVTNANVYTVDNAFAKAESFAIKDGKFIAVGTSNDITEKYEAAETIDATGKTVLPGLIDGHCHFYGLGQNLQIADLVGTESYDEVIAKVSAFAKENPDATVLRGRGWDQNDWAVKEFPTKDKLDALFPDVPVVLERVDGHAYLVNQKALDLASIDASTKVSGGEVVLVDGKVTGVLIDTPQTLVDAVLPQPSTAESAQVLLEAQELCFSYGLTTVNDAGLNKNIVELIDSLQQAGSLQMRVYAMLSNNEENLDHYLTTGKVKTDRLNVRSIKVYGDGALGSRGATMREAYSDKDGHFGAMITPSEEMNDLAKRIAAADFQMNTHAIGDSANVVVLRAYEKVLASKTDPRWKVEHAQIVSREDFDVFSEKILPSVQPTHATSDMYWAEDRVGAERIKGAYAYKDLLNQSGIVILGTDFPVEQVSPFYTFYASVARKDLKQYPEGGYQMENALTREETLKGMTIWAAYSNFEEDEKGSIETGKFADFIIMDEDIMTVEEDKIPNLKVAATYVDGVKVYQQ, encoded by the coding sequence ATGCGTAAAATTCTATATTCTTTAGCAATTATTCCTTTATTATTCTCTTGCGAGACTAAGCAATCTGTAGATCTTATTGTTACAAATGCAAATGTGTATACTGTAGATAACGCTTTCGCGAAAGCGGAATCATTTGCAATCAAAGATGGAAAATTTATAGCAGTAGGCACATCTAACGACATTACTGAAAAGTATGAAGCTGCTGAAACAATAGATGCTACTGGCAAAACTGTGTTACCAGGACTTATAGACGGCCACTGTCACTTTTATGGATTAGGTCAAAATCTCCAAATAGCAGATCTCGTTGGCACTGAAAGTTATGATGAGGTAATTGCAAAAGTATCTGCCTTTGCAAAGGAAAATCCTGATGCAACTGTGTTGAGAGGAAGAGGATGGGATCAGAACGATTGGGCTGTAAAAGAATTTCCTACAAAAGATAAGCTTGACGCTTTATTTCCAGATGTTCCTGTTGTTTTAGAGCGTGTGGACGGTCACGCATATTTAGTAAATCAAAAAGCATTAGATCTTGCTAGTATAGATGCTTCTACAAAGGTAAGTGGAGGAGAAGTCGTACTTGTAGACGGCAAAGTAACGGGTGTTCTTATTGACACACCGCAAACATTAGTTGACGCAGTATTACCACAACCTAGCACTGCCGAAAGTGCTCAAGTGTTACTAGAAGCACAGGAGCTTTGTTTTTCTTACGGTCTTACTACAGTAAATGATGCAGGTCTTAATAAAAACATTGTAGAACTTATAGATAGCCTTCAGCAAGCTGGAAGTTTGCAAATGAGAGTATATGCAATGTTATCTAATAATGAAGAAAATCTAGATCACTACCTCACTACAGGAAAAGTAAAAACAGATCGTCTTAATGTACGTTCTATTAAGGTTTATGGTGATGGAGCTCTTGGTTCTCGTGGAGCGACAATGCGTGAGGCTTATAGTGATAAGGATGGACATTTTGGAGCGATGATAACACCTTCTGAAGAGATGAATGATCTTGCAAAACGTATCGCCGCAGCAGATTTCCAAATGAATACACATGCCATAGGTGATAGTGCAAACGTAGTTGTACTAAGAGCTTATGAAAAAGTGCTAGCTTCTAAAACAGATCCAAGATGGAAAGTAGAACATGCACAAATAGTATCAAGAGAAGATTTTGATGTTTTTAGTGAGAAGATTTTACCTTCTGTACAGCCTACACACGCTACTAGCGATATGTATTGGGCAGAAGATAGAGTAGGAGCAGAGCGTATTAAAGGAGCATATGCATACAAAGACTTATTAAATCAGTCAGGAATTGTAATACTAGGAACAGATTTCCCAGTAGAGCAGGTAAGTCCGTTTTATACGTTCTATGCATCTGTTGCTCGTAAAGATTTAAAGCAATATCCAGAAGGTGGATATCAAATGGAGAATGCCTTAACTAGAGAGGAAACTTTAAAAGGAATGACAATCTGGGCTGCCTATTCAAATTTTGAAGAAGACGAAAAAGGAAGTATTGAAACTGGGAAGTTTGCAGATTTCATCATCATGGATGAAGATATCATGACGGTAGAAGAGGATAAGATTCCTAACTTAAAAGTCGCTGCTACGTATGTAGATGGTGTAAAAGTGTATCAGCAGTAG
- a CDS encoding TonB-dependent receptor yields the protein MNRSFNTLYNLGLVAFTMLFVQVVTAQEEESTIGTEVVNVVKAYTPTISDAFKVKATPALNDSITTAKKKVTYSIFSVPVASTFTPAKGKAAVVKKTKKEKLYDNYATVGFGSYTSVLAELYSNFQISRTEDFGVFLNHNSSQGGIDGTVVDDYFYDSRLNLSYGARERDMTWRADLDAKHQVYNWYGIPEELKTINGAGNTPLFNEDFDVSHSFLTAGLNGSVSLQDSFFKKANATLRYFGDDQDSGELRAVVAPTFEFPIAGELITTKVTADYVSGSFDNAFDTVDTEINYSFLNAGINPSLVILRDDLEVTLGVEAMVSLDTEASETDFFVYPKITASYRVAGDYFIAYAGLEGGLQQNNYHDFAQENPFISPTLTIKPTDKQYDGYLGMKGKLSEALSYNLRASYTAESDKALFIHNPYSQSGNGFGANGYANGNSFSIAYDDINTVGVFAELNFDVNANFKMKVNGQYYTYNTDSQQEAWNLPDLQASVFADYQITEKWFAGVNLFFMGERNDLVSSNDPADLLITNTVETLDSYFDANAHVGYRFNNRLSAFARVNNILDSNYEKWLNYEVQGLQGMVGATYKFDF from the coding sequence ATGAATCGTTCATTCAATACATTATATAACTTAGGACTTGTTGCATTTACAATGCTTTTTGTTCAAGTAGTTACTGCACAAGAAGAAGAGTCTACCATAGGTACAGAAGTGGTAAACGTTGTAAAAGCGTATACTCCTACCATAAGTGATGCTTTTAAAGTAAAAGCGACTCCTGCGCTTAACGACTCTATTACAACGGCAAAAAAGAAGGTGACTTATAGTATCTTTTCTGTGCCTGTAGCGAGTACGTTTACTCCAGCCAAAGGTAAAGCTGCCGTAGTAAAGAAAACTAAAAAAGAGAAGTTGTATGATAACTATGCAACTGTTGGTTTTGGTAGCTATACATCTGTTTTAGCAGAGCTTTATAGTAATTTTCAAATAAGCCGTACAGAGGATTTCGGTGTCTTTCTAAACCATAATTCTTCTCAGGGCGGAATAGACGGTACTGTAGTTGACGATTATTTTTATGATAGCAGACTTAATTTAAGTTACGGAGCGCGTGAGCGTGATATGACATGGAGAGCAGATCTTGATGCAAAACACCAAGTATATAACTGGTATGGAATTCCTGAGGAACTTAAGACAATTAACGGAGCAGGTAACACGCCTTTATTTAATGAAGATTTTGACGTGTCTCATTCTTTTCTCACAGCAGGATTAAATGGTAGTGTGAGTTTGCAAGATTCTTTCTTTAAGAAAGCAAATGCTACGTTGAGATACTTTGGTGATGATCAGGATAGCGGCGAACTTAGAGCAGTAGTTGCTCCTACATTTGAGTTTCCTATTGCGGGAGAGCTTATTACTACTAAAGTTACAGCAGATTATGTAAGTGGTTCTTTTGACAACGCATTTGATACCGTAGATACAGAAATCAACTATAGCTTTCTTAATGCGGGGATTAATCCAAGTCTTGTAATTTTAAGAGATGACCTTGAGGTGACTTTAGGAGTAGAGGCAATGGTGTCGCTAGATACTGAGGCAAGTGAAACAGACTTTTTTGTGTATCCAAAAATTACAGCATCTTACCGAGTGGCTGGAGATTACTTTATTGCGTATGCAGGTCTTGAAGGTGGACTACAGCAAAATAATTACCATGATTTTGCTCAAGAAAATCCTTTTATCTCACCTACACTTACTATCAAGCCAACAGATAAGCAGTATGACGGGTATTTAGGAATGAAAGGTAAATTATCTGAAGCTTTGAGTTACAACCTACGTGCAAGTTATACGGCAGAGAGTGATAAAGCTTTATTTATTCACAATCCATACTCGCAAAGCGGTAATGGCTTTGGTGCAAATGGATATGCAAACGGAAACTCTTTCTCAATTGCTTATGATGATATTAATACAGTAGGAGTATTTGCAGAGCTTAATTTTGATGTGAATGCAAACTTTAAAATGAAAGTAAACGGTCAATATTATACTTATAACACAGATAGCCAGCAAGAAGCTTGGAACCTTCCAGACTTACAAGCATCTGTGTTTGCAGATTATCAGATTACAGAAAAATGGTTTGCTGGAGTAAACTTATTCTTCATGGGAGAACGTAACGATTTAGTATCTAGTAACGACCCTGCAGATCTCTTGATTACAAATACAGTGGAAACCCTAGATAGCTATTTTGATGCAAATGCTCATGTGGGCTATCGCTTTAATAATCGTCTGTCTGCTTTTGCTCGTGTAAACAACATTCTAGACAGTAATTACGAGAAATGGCTCAATTATGAAGTTCAAGGTCTACAAGGAATGGTGGGAGCTACTTATAAATTTGACTTTTAA
- a CDS encoding tetratricopeptide repeat protein — MHKIKYVLVALFLYSTIAVAQQSAIYTNDLVQFNKALSLYNSKQYLASQTLFEEVKGDTDDTTVKGDCAYYIANAAVRLNQQGADDLMTTFVTEYPTSTKRNSAFLDVAQYYFDNGKFAYARKWYDRVDESTLTAGEKETFYFNNGYAYFKSNRFDEAKKYLNRVRDSKKYGTQAKYYIGFMAYEGDEYEEANELFEEVEAETGGAYNEDLAYFKADLNFKLGKFDEAISEGKSQLAKANPTEKSELNKIIGESYFNQKRYAEALPYLQAYKGKRGKWNNTDYYQLGYTYYKQGDYANAINEFNKIIDGNNSVAQNGYYHLAESYLKLDKKQEALNAFKNASEMDFNAQIKEDSGLNYAKLSYEIGNAYKSTPAVITDYIDTYPKSPAKPELEALLIDSYITSKNYKEAMRLLESNSNFDNKVAYQKVAFLYGLDLYNEGNYPEAAAAFKKSLKEPRDPLYVTRATYWKAESDYVANDFKEAIIGYKQFLNNSNAANTPEYQDINYNLAYAYFSDKQYEQAATVFESYTASNVQDQSKLNDAYLRLGDSRFISSKYWPALEAYNKSIALNMTDQDYATFQKSMSYGFIKKDEDKISGLQTFSTKFPNSTYRDDALYELGNIYVSQNKNDQAITAYDKLVRDLPGSSYVSKAMLKKALILDNKNKSDEALALLRKVAGDYPGTPEALQAVTTAKLIYIDLGRVDEYGQWVSTLDFIDVEDAELDDAAYASAEKQYVENNVGQAERLFESYLSDYPNGQHALQAHFYLGQLAFAKAEYKKTIPHYQFVITKERSEFTEQALARLGQVYLTDKNYTAAIPVLKRLETEADFPQNIIFAQSNLMKSFYEGEDLIKAVGYAEKVLGNAKIDNAVKSDAQIIIARSSIKTGDKARAKTAYAEVQKIATGALAAEALYYDAYFKNEAQNFEASNVAVQKLAKDYSGFKEYGAKGLVLMAKNFYALGDAYQATYILESVITNFADYPETVEKARGELAIIKQAEGKTNASVEKG; from the coding sequence ATGCATAAAATCAAGTATGTACTTGTTGCATTATTTTTATATTCAACTATTGCTGTAGCGCAACAATCGGCAATATATACGAATGATCTTGTACAATTTAATAAGGCACTCTCCTTATATAATAGTAAGCAATATCTAGCATCGCAAACTCTTTTTGAGGAAGTAAAGGGGGATACAGATGATACCACCGTAAAAGGTGATTGTGCTTATTACATTGCAAACGCGGCAGTACGTCTTAATCAGCAAGGGGCAGATGATCTTATGACCACTTTCGTCACAGAGTACCCTACAAGTACAAAGCGCAACAGTGCATTTCTAGATGTAGCTCAGTATTACTTTGATAATGGCAAATTTGCTTATGCTCGCAAATGGTATGATCGCGTAGATGAAAGTACGCTTACAGCTGGAGAAAAGGAGACTTTTTACTTTAATAACGGTTATGCTTATTTTAAAAGTAATCGTTTTGATGAAGCAAAGAAGTACTTAAACCGTGTACGTGATTCAAAAAAATATGGAACGCAGGCTAAGTATTACATAGGTTTTATGGCTTATGAGGGTGATGAATATGAAGAGGCAAATGAGCTTTTTGAGGAAGTAGAAGCAGAAACAGGAGGAGCATATAATGAGGATCTTGCATACTTTAAAGCAGACCTTAATTTTAAGTTAGGAAAATTTGACGAAGCAATTTCAGAAGGGAAGTCACAGCTGGCAAAAGCAAACCCAACAGAAAAGTCTGAGCTTAATAAAATTATAGGAGAAAGCTATTTTAACCAAAAGAGGTATGCAGAGGCATTACCATATTTACAAGCCTACAAAGGAAAGCGTGGTAAGTGGAATAATACAGATTACTACCAGCTAGGATATACATATTATAAGCAGGGAGATTATGCAAACGCTATCAATGAATTTAATAAAATAATTGATGGTAACAATAGTGTAGCACAAAATGGATATTACCACCTAGCAGAATCTTACCTAAAATTAGATAAAAAGCAAGAAGCACTCAACGCATTTAAAAATGCAAGTGAAATGGACTTTAATGCACAAATCAAAGAAGATAGTGGTCTTAATTATGCAAAGCTGAGCTATGAAATAGGTAATGCTTACAAGTCTACACCTGCTGTGATTACAGATTATATAGATACATATCCAAAATCTCCAGCAAAGCCAGAACTAGAAGCATTACTAATAGATTCTTACATCACCTCAAAAAATTACAAAGAGGCAATGCGCTTGCTAGAAAGCAACAGCAATTTTGATAATAAGGTAGCTTATCAAAAAGTAGCGTTTCTTTATGGTCTTGATCTTTATAATGAGGGCAATTATCCCGAGGCTGCTGCAGCATTTAAAAAATCTCTTAAAGAACCACGCGATCCATTATATGTGACACGTGCAACTTACTGGAAAGCAGAAAGTGATTATGTTGCAAATGATTTTAAAGAAGCAATTATAGGGTACAAGCAGTTTTTAAATAACAGTAACGCTGCAAATACTCCAGAATATCAAGACATCAATTATAACCTTGCATATGCATATTTTTCGGATAAGCAGTATGAACAAGCAGCGACCGTTTTTGAGTCGTATACTGCAAGTAATGTGCAAGATCAAAGTAAACTTAATGATGCGTATTTACGTCTAGGTGATAGCCGTTTTATAAGTAGTAAGTACTGGCCTGCACTTGAAGCCTATAATAAGTCTATAGCGCTTAATATGACAGATCAAGATTATGCGACTTTTCAAAAATCGATGAGTTATGGTTTTATAAAAAAGGATGAGGACAAAATAAGCGGACTTCAAACTTTTTCGACCAAGTTTCCAAATTCTACTTATCGCGATGATGCGCTTTATGAATTAGGTAACATCTATGTATCTCAAAACAAAAATGATCAAGCAATTACAGCTTATGATAAATTAGTAAGAGATTTACCTGGTAGTTCTTACGTGTCAAAAGCAATGCTTAAAAAAGCGTTGATACTTGATAATAAAAACAAGTCCGATGAGGCACTCGCACTTTTGCGCAAGGTAGCTGGTGATTATCCAGGAACTCCGGAGGCATTGCAAGCAGTGACTACGGCAAAGCTTATTTATATAGATTTAGGTCGTGTAGATGAATATGGTCAATGGGTGAGCACATTAGATTTTATCGATGTGGAGGATGCAGAGCTTGATGATGCTGCCTACGCTTCGGCAGAGAAGCAATATGTGGAGAATAATGTAGGTCAAGCAGAACGACTTTTTGAGTCATACTTGAGTGACTATCCTAATGGGCAGCATGCATTACAAGCTCATTTTTATTTAGGGCAGCTCGCTTTCGCGAAAGCGGAATACAAAAAAACAATTCCGCATTACCAATTTGTTATAACAAAGGAGCGTAGTGAGTTTACGGAGCAAGCACTTGCACGTTTAGGGCAAGTATATCTTACAGATAAAAACTATACAGCTGCAATTCCGGTATTAAAACGACTAGAAACAGAAGCAGACTTCCCACAGAATATCATTTTTGCTCAGTCTAACCTCATGAAATCTTTTTATGAAGGTGAAGACTTGATAAAAGCAGTAGGCTATGCTGAAAAGGTACTTGGAAATGCAAAAATTGATAATGCAGTAAAAAGTGATGCGCAAATAATAATTGCTCGCTCTTCTATAAAGACAGGTGATAAAGCCAGAGCTAAGACAGCTTATGCCGAGGTTCAAAAAATTGCTACAGGAGCACTTGCAGCAGAGGCTTTATATTACGATGCCTACTTTAAAAATGAAGCTCAAAACTTTGAAGCATCTAATGTTGCAGTTCAAAAACTAGCAAAAGATTATAGCGGTTTTAAAGAGTATGGAGCAAAAGGTCTTGTGCTTATGGCAAAGAACTTTTATGCACTAGGAGATGCATATCAAGCAACATATATTCTAGAAAGTGTGATTACAAACTTTGCAGATTATCCAGAGACTGTAGAAAAAGCTCGTGGCGAACTAGCAATTATTAAACAAGCAGAAGGAAAAACAAATGCCTCTGTAGAAAAAGGGTAG
- a CDS encoding pirin family protein produces MTAIKKIKQLGFQWETQDPFLFCAYHLDNYPKGNEQLGPAASLQGRNLGMDFEPNAEGWNMYHGTTVPGFPAHPHRGFETVTIVERGLADHSDSLGAAGRFGNGDVQWMTAGKGVQHSEMFPLLNDDKENPLLLFQLWLNLPKKNKLVAPHFKMLWNEDIPIHNLQDNNGKSTSIKLISGDYNNIEAPVAAPDSWAMDASNHVAIWLITMEPSAVWKLPSAAAQLNRSLYFYSGEKVTIEGNQISVNHSIDLFSDQVIEIKNGNTTASFLLLQGKPINEPVVQQGPFVMNSPQEIHEAISEFRKTAFGGWPWSSYDHTHPKERGRFALHADGREEVK; encoded by the coding sequence ATGACAGCAATTAAAAAAATTAAACAACTCGGTTTTCAGTGGGAAACACAAGATCCTTTTCTTTTTTGTGCATATCATCTAGATAATTACCCGAAAGGTAATGAGCAGCTAGGTCCAGCTGCATCACTACAAGGTCGTAATCTAGGAATGGATTTTGAACCCAACGCAGAGGGATGGAATATGTATCACGGCACTACAGTACCAGGATTTCCTGCGCATCCTCATCGCGGTTTTGAGACTGTAACTATTGTAGAGCGAGGTCTCGCAGACCATAGTGATTCTCTAGGAGCTGCTGGGCGTTTTGGAAATGGAGATGTACAGTGGATGACCGCTGGTAAAGGCGTACAGCATAGCGAGATGTTTCCGCTACTGAATGATGATAAAGAAAATCCGCTGTTATTATTTCAACTCTGGCTCAACCTTCCTAAAAAGAATAAGCTGGTCGCTCCGCATTTCAAAATGCTATGGAATGAAGACATTCCTATTCATAACTTACAAGATAACAATGGAAAAAGCACAAGCATAAAACTCATATCTGGAGATTACAATAATATAGAAGCTCCCGTAGCTGCTCCAGATTCTTGGGCTATGGATGCTAGTAATCACGTAGCCATCTGGCTCATTACTATGGAACCAAGCGCTGTCTGGAAATTACCTTCGGCAGCTGCACAGCTAAATAGATCTTTATATTTTTATAGCGGAGAAAAGGTCACTATAGAGGGCAATCAGATATCGGTAAATCACAGTATTGATCTTTTTAGTGATCAAGTAATAGAGATAAAAAATGGTAACACCACTGCAAGTTTCTTACTATTACAAGGAAAACCTATCAATGAGCCAGTAGTTCAGCAAGGACCTTTTGTAATGAATAGCCCTCAAGAAATTCATGAAGCCATTTCCGAATTTAGAAAGACCGCTTTTGGTGGCTGGCCTTGGAGTTCTTATGATCACACACATCCCAAAGAGCGCGGTCGTTTTGCTCTACATGCAGATGGGCGTGAAGAAGTAAAATAG
- a CDS encoding zinc-dependent metalloprotease, producing the protein MKNQFKFSAMAIALMAITFTSCEKETEEAIENDLVTEEFVADTREAVTDAGVLGKIREDLKLDAGAVTKGDFHLPDGTVQQRIYIGEDIVVTAKELDEMTVNQDTRQFRTNNLVTGANRTIDIIGYTGNDNFGLSTKGRTALEWAVANFNRISGSALRFRLTFGTNFNNSDMVVYDNTANNPGQSGGVAGFPSAQGLPNKFVQIYGLEGSSTNVNEHVITHEIGHSIGFRHSDYYDRASCGSGGGESAGSTGAIQLPGTPTRDFDSIMQACFSNNEDGEFSSNDVTALRAMY; encoded by the coding sequence ATGAAAAATCAATTCAAATTTAGTGCAATGGCTATCGCTTTGATGGCTATAACGTTCACATCATGTGAAAAAGAAACAGAAGAAGCTATCGAGAACGACTTAGTAACCGAAGAGTTTGTAGCTGACACTAGAGAGGCTGTAACAGATGCAGGTGTTCTAGGCAAAATTAGAGAAGATCTTAAGCTTGATGCAGGTGCAGTAACAAAAGGGGATTTTCATCTTCCTGATGGTACAGTACAGCAACGTATTTACATAGGTGAAGATATTGTTGTGACAGCAAAGGAGCTCGATGAAATGACAGTAAACCAAGATACAAGACAGTTTAGAACAAACAACCTTGTGACTGGAGCAAACAGAACCATAGATATCATAGGATATACTGGTAATGACAACTTCGGACTTTCTACAAAAGGGCGTACTGCATTAGAGTGGGCTGTAGCAAACTTTAACCGTATTTCTGGTTCTGCTTTACGCTTCCGTCTTACTTTTGGGACTAACTTCAATAACAGTGATATGGTAGTGTATGATAACACTGCAAATAATCCTGGTCAAAGTGGAGGTGTAGCTGGTTTTCCAAGTGCACAAGGACTTCCTAACAAGTTTGTACAGATTTATGGTCTTGAGGGATCATCTACAAACGTAAATGAGCACGTAATTACACACGAGATAGGTCACTCTATAGGTTTCCGTCACTCTGATTACTATGATCGCGCGAGCTGTGGAAGCGGTGGAGGTGAGTCTGCTGGATCTACAGGAGCAATACAATTACCTGGAACTCCAACAAGAGATTTTGATTCTATCATGCAAGCTTGTTTCTCAAACAATGAGGATGGTGAGTTTAGCTCAAATGACGTAACAGCTTTAAGAGCTATGTACTAA